Below is a genomic region from Campylobacter showae CSUNSWCD.
AAACACTAAAAATCCAACCACTAACACAACCGAGCCCGCAGCGACTAGACGCTGTCTTAACGAGAGGTTGTGATAGACCTGTCCGATTTGTTGAATTGCGGTTTTGAAATCCATTTACTTTAAATTTCCCTCGATTTGTTTTAAAACTACGTCGTTTTGATTTGGTTTCCCGATAGTTATGCGAATCGCGTTTAATCCGTAACCTTTTAGGTCACGTAAAATTATACCTTTTTTTAACAGATTTTGAGCAAGCTCGCTCGCGTTTTGACGCTCGAATTCAAAAACGATAAAATTCGTAAAGCTAGGCAAACGCTTTATACCGTGGAGGTCGGCAAAATTTTCGTATTTTTTCATCTCCTCAAAGTTCGTCTCAAGCGTCATTTTTACGAATTCTTCGTCCTTTAGCGCTTCTATGGCCGCTTTTAGGCTAAGCGTCGTTATATTAAACGGCGCCCTTAGTTTTCCTATCTCGCTCATCACGCTTTCTTCGCCGAGGCCGTATCCTACGCGCATACCGCCTAGACCGTAAGCCTTAGAAAACGTGCCCAGATATACCGCGTTTGGAAATTTAGCTATGAGCTCACGCGGCTTTATCTCTTTTTTTGCGTCTTTAAATTTAGCAAACTCTTGATATGCGCCGTCGATAACCACGAGCGTATCGGCATCGATTTGCTCTAAAAATTTATAAATTTCCTCGGCATCCAGGCAGCCTCCTAGAGGGTTATTGGGCACACACAAAAATATAATGCCGATCTCGTCTTTTTTAGCCTTGTAAATTTGCAAAAACTCGCCCAGATCATGCTCTTTACTCTGGGTTTTAAAGACCTTCGCACCCGCTGCTTTGGCGTAAATTTCATACATAGCAAAGGTTATGCCCGTGGTTAAAATTCCCCTCTTTGCGTTCGCCTTTGCGTGCACGGCAAATTCTATTATCTGATCGCTTCCGGAGCCTATTACGATAGATTTTTCGCTAACGCAAAATTTACTAGCTAGCGCAGCCTTTAGCTCGAAGTAGCTGTCGTCGGGATAAAGATGCATTTTATTTGCTATCTCGCCTACTGCTTTTACTACCGCAGGGCTCGTACCGTACGGGTTTTCGTTGCTGGCTAGCTTGATGACGTCTTTGGCGTCGATGCCGTATTCGCGCACGACTAGCTCGATAGGCTTGCCCGCCTCGTAGCTCACTAAATTTGCCAAATTTTCGTTAAATTTCATCTCATTCCTCCCACGCGACGTAGCTTCCTAGCCATGCAATCTCATGGCCGTAGCTTATCGCTTTTTGTATAGCTTTTTGGACGTTGTCGTCGTCGATGTGCCCCTCGAAATCTATATAAAAATTCGCTTTAAATTCGCGCTGTTTTATCGGGCGGCTCTCTAGTTTGGTTATGTTTATACCCTCGTCTCTAAATGCCAAAAGTAGCTCCACTAGCCCGCCGGGACGGTGCTCGGTCTTTGCTAGGATTGATGTTTTATTTCTTTGCGCTCGCTCGTTTTTAAAATCGCTTAAGATAAAAAATCTCGTGCGGTTTGCGGCGTTATCCTCGATCGTCTCAAACAAAATCGGCACGCCGTAAAGCTTGGCCGCAATCTTAGAGCAGATGGCGGCCGAGTTTGGCTCGCTGCTGGCTAGCTGCGCGGCCTGTGCGGTCGATTTTGCCGGGATAAACTCGACGGCTGAAAGCATATGATCGTCTAAAAATTTGCGGCACTGATTGTAGCCTTGCGGGTGCGAGTAGATGCGCTTGATGTCCTTTAAATTTTCGCACTTGCTCGCAAAAATATGGTGGATATCCATGTAAATTTCAGCCACGACCTTGACACTATCAAACCGCCCAAGGCAGTCTAGCGTCGCGCCCACCGCGCCTTCTGTATTGTTTTCTATCGGCACGACGCCGTATTTGGCCTCTTTGTGCTTTAGTTTGGTAAAAACCGCCTCGATACTAGCTAGGGGCAAATACGCGCTCATTGCGCCGAAACGACTCTCCGCGGCTTGGTGCGTGTAGGTGCCCTCAGGCCCTAGATAGGCGACTTTTTCGGGCATTTCGAGATTTCTACTGACGGCAAAAATTTCAAGATAAATCGCCTCAATAGCAACTTTGTTTAAAAATGCGGAGTCCTGCCCCTCGAGGCGGTTTAGGATCGCTCTTTCACGCTCGGGGCGGTAGATCGCGCTGCCGCTGGTTTGCTTTAGCTCTCCGATCTTTCGCACGAAATTCATGCGTTCGTTTAGGCGTCTTAGCACCTCATCGTCGATCTTATCTATCTCGTTTCTAAGGTCGTTTATGTTTTGCATTTTCGCTCCTTAGCCTAAAAATTCGCGCTCCAGCGCCACGATGTCCTCAAAGCTTTCGCGGCGCCTTATCAAAAAGTCTTCGCCGCCTTTTACCGCAACCTCCGCGGCGCGCCTGCGAGTGTTGTAGTTGCTGCTCATCGCAAAGCCGTATGCGCCAGCTGATTTGACAACAACAAGATCGCCCGCGTTTAACGGCGGTAAATTTCGATCTTTTGCTAAAAAATCGCCGCTCTCGCAGATCGGCCCGACTACGTCGCAAGAGCTAAATTTGAGCTCCCGAAGCTGCTCAGTCTTGCGCTCGCAAAGAGTCTCGCCGCCGCTAATAGCAAAAATTTTATGCCAAGCCTGATAAAGACTCGGGCGGATAAGGTCGTTCATCGCGCCGTCCACGACCACAAAACGCTTGTTTTTATTAAATTTCTCGTAAAGAACGCTAGTTAGAAAATACCCAGCGTTGCCGACGATAAAGCGCCCGGGCTCGCAAACTACGGTAACGTCCAGACCGCTTAAATTTGCC
It encodes:
- the hisC gene encoding histidinol-phosphate transaminase, which gives rise to MKFNENLANLVSYEAGKPIELVVREYGIDAKDVIKLASNENPYGTSPAVVKAVGEIANKMHLYPDDSYFELKAALASKFCVSEKSIVIGSGSDQIIEFAVHAKANAKRGILTTGITFAMYEIYAKAAGAKVFKTQSKEHDLGEFLQIYKAKKDEIGIIFLCVPNNPLGGCLDAEEIYKFLEQIDADTLVVIDGAYQEFAKFKDAKKEIKPRELIAKFPNAVYLGTFSKAYGLGGMRVGYGLGEESVMSEIGKLRAPFNITTLSLKAAIEALKDEEFVKMTLETNFEEMKKYENFADLHGIKRLPSFTNFIVFEFERQNASELAQNLLKKGIILRDLKGYGLNAIRITIGKPNQNDVVLKQIEGNLK
- the pheA gene encoding prephenate dehydratase, with protein sequence MQNINDLRNEIDKIDDEVLRRLNERMNFVRKIGELKQTSGSAIYRPERERAILNRLEGQDSAFLNKVAIEAIYLEIFAVSRNLEMPEKVAYLGPEGTYTHQAAESRFGAMSAYLPLASIEAVFTKLKHKEAKYGVVPIENNTEGAVGATLDCLGRFDSVKVVAEIYMDIHHIFASKCENLKDIKRIYSHPQGYNQCRKFLDDHMLSAVEFIPAKSTAQAAQLASSEPNSAAICSKIAAKLYGVPILFETIEDNAANRTRFFILSDFKNERAQRNKTSILAKTEHRPGGLVELLLAFRDEGINITKLESRPIKQREFKANFYIDFEGHIDDDNVQKAIQKAISYGHEIAWLGSYVAWEE